One stretch of Sulfuricystis multivorans DNA includes these proteins:
- a CDS encoding heavy metal translocating P-type ATPase, with the protein MKHFRIVHRLPWRLRLIAPPLVKNPERCYLVEILLRKHAAIRQVRCVQEIGSLTIQYDAALLPEPRLVALVDAVIGNLVAAPARRAVLEPPTLAVDPTQPVQECLAAVEGMTCASCAALIELSLKRDPRIELAAVNYAAETVTVKGRITKEELFAAIRKLGYAARPMDTLAQRRLLVEREKERLTTAKRKLLYAAIATVPVMLSGMAMHRLLPLRVLELALSTYVLAGPGGEIFKKAWALAKEREANMDTLIALGAGAAYLYSLPGVFSAQHHVYFESAAAIVSFVLGGRYMEERAKGKASEAIRKLIELQPNTAIRVTDAGDAVVSIDDVKVGDVLRVRPGDKVPTDGLVSEGSGSVDESLVSGEPLPVSKRAGDPVVGGTLNVAGSFTLRVTATGTDTVLAGIVRLVDHAQGSKLPVQKLADRISARFVPAVGMIAGATFLGWLAAGHPLARALSHAVAVLLIACPCALGLATPTAIMVGMGEAARRGIYIRNGEALETAATLDTLVFDKTGTITAGHPVVTDFLPAADIDASRLLALVAGAEQRSEHFLARALGAYCQARAVSPAPTVDFVATPGLGVMAKSESGTIRIGNAAFLEAAGIDCAAFAAQADAFAAQGKTPVFVALDETCVALFAIADTPREGAKAAIALLHRLGLRTIMATGDVEAAARHVAREVGIDEVMARATPADKLALVERLESEGRKVGMIGDGINDAPALAAAAVGFAIGGGADITVEAADVTILGGDIARLAAAIELSRRTMAIVRQNLFWALGYNLVAIPVAAAGRLNPMIAAAAMAMSSVSVVTNSLRLQRK; encoded by the coding sequence GTGAAGCATTTCCGCATCGTCCATCGGCTGCCCTGGCGCCTGCGCCTGATCGCCCCGCCGCTCGTCAAGAACCCGGAACGCTGCTACCTGGTGGAAATCCTGCTGCGCAAGCACGCGGCGATTCGCCAGGTGCGCTGCGTGCAGGAGATCGGCTCGCTGACGATTCAATACGACGCGGCGCTGTTACCCGAACCCCGCCTCGTCGCACTCGTCGATGCGGTGATCGGCAACCTCGTCGCCGCGCCGGCCAGGCGTGCCGTCTTGGAGCCGCCGACTTTGGCCGTCGATCCGACCCAACCCGTTCAGGAATGTCTCGCCGCCGTGGAGGGCATGACCTGCGCCTCCTGCGCGGCGCTCATCGAGCTCTCGCTCAAGCGCGATCCGCGTATCGAGCTCGCCGCCGTCAATTACGCCGCTGAGACCGTGACGGTGAAAGGCCGCATCACGAAAGAGGAGCTCTTCGCCGCCATAAGGAAGCTCGGCTATGCCGCCCGGCCAATGGATACGCTGGCGCAGCGGCGGCTGCTCGTCGAGCGCGAGAAGGAACGTTTGACCACCGCCAAGCGCAAGCTGCTTTACGCCGCCATCGCCACTGTGCCGGTGATGCTCTCCGGCATGGCGATGCACCGCTTGCTGCCGCTGCGTGTTCTCGAGCTCGCGCTATCGACCTACGTGCTCGCCGGCCCCGGCGGTGAGATCTTCAAAAAGGCCTGGGCACTTGCCAAAGAGCGCGAGGCGAACATGGACACGCTGATCGCGCTAGGCGCCGGCGCAGCTTATCTCTACAGCCTGCCGGGCGTCTTCTCGGCGCAGCATCATGTCTATTTCGAATCGGCGGCGGCGATCGTCAGCTTCGTGCTCGGCGGTCGCTACATGGAAGAGCGCGCGAAAGGCAAGGCGTCGGAAGCGATCCGCAAGCTGATCGAGCTGCAGCCCAACACCGCGATCCGGGTGACCGACGCCGGCGACGCCGTGGTGAGCATCGATGACGTGAAAGTCGGCGATGTGCTGCGCGTGCGCCCCGGCGACAAGGTGCCGACCGATGGCCTCGTCAGCGAGGGTTCCGGCAGCGTCGATGAGTCGCTCGTCAGCGGCGAGCCGCTGCCGGTGAGCAAGCGTGCCGGCGATCCGGTGGTCGGCGGCACGTTGAACGTCGCCGGCAGCTTCACGCTGCGCGTCACCGCCACCGGCACGGACACCGTGCTCGCCGGCATCGTCCGGCTCGTCGATCATGCGCAAGGCAGCAAGCTGCCGGTGCAAAAGCTCGCCGACCGCATCTCGGCGCGCTTCGTGCCGGCCGTCGGCATGATCGCCGGCGCCACTTTCCTCGGCTGGCTCGCCGCTGGCCATCCGCTGGCGCGGGCGCTCTCGCACGCCGTCGCGGTGCTCCTGATCGCCTGTCCCTGTGCGCTGGGGCTCGCCACGCCGACCGCGATCATGGTCGGCATGGGCGAAGCGGCGCGGCGCGGTATCTATATCCGCAACGGCGAGGCGCTGGAGACGGCCGCCACGCTCGACACACTGGTGTTCGACAAGACCGGCACGATCACGGCGGGCCATCCCGTCGTCACCGACTTTCTACCCGCCGCCGACATCGACGCCAGCCGGCTGCTCGCCCTCGTCGCCGGCGCCGAGCAGCGTTCCGAACACTTCCTCGCCCGCGCACTCGGCGCTTATTGCCAGGCGCGTGCCGTGTCGCCAGCGCCGACGGTCGACTTCGTCGCCACCCCCGGCCTCGGCGTCATGGCAAAGAGCGAGTCAGGCACGATCCGCATCGGCAATGCCGCTTTCCTGGAGGCCGCAGGCATCGACTGCGCGGCCTTTGCCGCGCAGGCCGACGCTTTTGCCGCCCAAGGCAAGACGCCGGTGTTCGTCGCCCTCGATGAGACTTGCGTGGCGCTATTCGCGATCGCCGACACGCCGCGCGAAGGAGCGAAAGCGGCGATCGCGCTGCTTCACCGCTTAGGGCTCAGAACGATCATGGCGACCGGGGATGTCGAGGCAGCCGCACGCCATGTCGCCCGGGAAGTGGGCATCGATGAGGTGATGGCGCGCGCGACGCCCGCCGACAAGCTCGCCCTCGTCGAACGACTCGAATCGGAAGGCCGCAAGGTCGGCATGATCGGCGACGGCATCAACGACGCGCCGGCGCTCGCGGCGGCGGCGGTCGGTTTTGCGATCGGCGGCGGTGCCGACATCACGGTGGAAGCCGCCGACGTGACGATCCTGGGCGGCGACATCGCCCGCCTCGCCGCTGCCATCGAGCTCTCGCGCCGCACGATGGCCATCGTGCGCCAGAATCTCTTCTGGGCGCTCGGTTACAACCTCGTCGCCATCCCCGTCGCGGCGGCCGGGCGTTTGAACCCGATGATCGCCGCCGCTGCGATGGCGATGAGCTCGGTTTCGGTGGTCACCAACTCGCTGCGCTTGCAGCGGAAATAG
- a CDS encoding sulfite exporter TauE/SafE family protein: MDISFGAAFMVGLLGSGHCLGMCGGLVSAFFLKLNARGPWPYLGYHTGRIAVYATIGLIAALLGSALVSTGRLGLAQGALQIVAGLIVILLGLDLLGLAPIRNAFGFAPLSWLRRQFMTATQKGPIVGSLIGGAINGLMPCSMTLAMAVKATTAPTPPEGMLLMLAFGAGTLPSMLSASLLFGKLGPALRGGLLKAAALTVIALGVSTFWQGLRYFLVMSRLVG, translated from the coding sequence ATGGACATCTCCTTTGGAGCCGCCTTCATGGTGGGCCTCTTGGGCAGCGGACACTGCCTGGGCATGTGTGGCGGGCTGGTTTCGGCTTTCTTCCTGAAACTGAACGCACGCGGGCCGTGGCCCTATCTCGGCTACCACACCGGCCGCATCGCGGTCTATGCCACCATTGGCCTGATCGCCGCGCTGCTGGGCAGCGCGCTCGTCTCCACCGGCCGCCTGGGACTAGCGCAGGGCGCCTTGCAGATCGTCGCCGGCCTCATCGTCATCCTGCTCGGCCTCGACCTCTTGGGTCTGGCGCCGATCCGCAACGCCTTCGGCTTTGCGCCGCTTTCCTGGCTGCGCCGGCAGTTCATGACCGCGACGCAAAAGGGACCCATCGTCGGCAGCCTGATCGGTGGCGCGATCAACGGCCTGATGCCCTGCTCGATGACGCTGGCGATGGCCGTCAAGGCCACCACCGCCCCTACGCCGCCCGAAGGCATGCTGCTGATGCTCGCCTTCGGCGCCGGCACGCTGCCCTCGATGCTGTCGGCTTCACTGCTGTTCGGCAAGCTCGGGCCCGCCTTGCGCGGCGGGTTGCTCAAAGCCGCCGCGCTCACCGTCATCGCGCTCGGCGTGTCGACCTTCTGGCAAGGGCTGCGCTACTTCCTCGTCATGTCGCGGCTGGTGGGTTGA
- a CDS encoding tetratricopeptide repeat protein: MKSLLMAGVVIQALAAFHAQAGEPREAEFYRAAKLHFAGETAAAVQIWKKWAEQGDVDAAYNLAVIHQHADGVAYDPAQALAWYRIAAERGDKAAQYALGQMYLKGEGVAADEAKAHEWFTANRRHHLHHLHTPQFQQWRKQAQALIEERDRREAFVRSRQNDAQILADLQRRAGIGAAQSAVAARIELAAHVNSPADESERQ, translated from the coding sequence ATGAAATCTCTTTTGATGGCGGGCGTGGTGATCCAAGCCTTGGCGGCTTTCCATGCGCAAGCGGGTGAGCCACGAGAAGCCGAGTTCTACCGCGCGGCGAAGCTGCATTTCGCCGGCGAAACCGCAGCGGCGGTGCAGATCTGGAAGAAATGGGCCGAGCAGGGCGATGTCGATGCCGCCTACAATCTCGCGGTGATCCACCAGCATGCCGATGGCGTGGCCTACGACCCCGCCCAGGCGCTCGCCTGGTATCGCATCGCCGCGGAGCGCGGTGACAAGGCGGCGCAATATGCGCTCGGCCAGATGTACTTGAAAGGCGAGGGTGTAGCGGCCGATGAAGCGAAGGCGCACGAATGGTTTACCGCCAACCGCCGCCATCACCTGCATCATCTGCACACCCCGCAATTCCAGCAATGGCGCAAACAGGCGCAAGCCCTGATCGAAGAACGCGATCGGCGCGAGGCTTTTGTGCGCTCACGGCAGAACGACGCGCAGATTCTTGCCGACCTGCAACGGCGGGCAGGCATCGGCGCCGCGCAGTCCGCCGTTGCCGCCAGGATAGAGCTCGCGGCACATGTCAATTCGCCGGCGGACGAGTCAGAACGGCAATAA
- a CDS encoding TonB-dependent receptor: MSLKRATLAAALAALSFAVQAADTTLSTVVVTGAKEETAAGKVGFDTLQTLRPATSDTAQLLRDIPGVSLQGAGGVSSLPIVHGLADERLRLTVDGMDLYAACPNHMNTPLSYIDPTQVGAIKVWAGIAPVSTGGDAIGGAIQVDSPPPKFAAPGQGSLFGGEVGAFYRSNGNASGANLSASYATESLNVSYSGAIAKSDDYKAGGDFKNYDFTGRIGHTLGRDKVGSTAYETRNHTLGVAFKGGNHLVEAKLNVQDMPYQLYPNQRMDMLDNESTKINLHYLGRFAWGRFDARVWHEDVDHFMDFGEDKRYWYGTASGGSAAFNGTPCSPIGSTCATGMPMYTQSKADGAKLAADIALSQKDLLRVGAELHRYRLDDWWPPSGGGMWPGTFWNIRDGQRDRTALFGEWEAKLSPQWMTLAGLRYEHVTTDAGAASGYNPNTNGTAPNLNYQKRDGDAFNARDHKRSFDNWDMTLLARYTPSTTQEIEFGFAHKERAPSLYELYPWSTWQMAALMNNFVGDGNGYVGNLDLKKEKANTLSATFDWHAQDRAWEFKATPYYTRVADYIDAVQWNATTNAPQTPLLTNRFTVLKYMNQDARLYGLDLSGKLPLGKTGFGEWGLKGLINYTNGKNRDTGDDLYNIMPLNAKLTLTHKYAGWDNAVELVMVKGKDKVSDVRNEIKTPGYSLVNLRASYSWKQARVDFGVENLFDRLYYLPTGGAYTGQGTTMTNPALPNYPQWGTAVPGPGRSLYAGFNYTF; the protein is encoded by the coding sequence ATGTCATTGAAACGCGCAACCCTCGCCGCCGCGCTCGCGGCACTATCCTTTGCGGTCCAGGCCGCCGACACCACGCTGTCGACCGTCGTCGTCACCGGCGCCAAGGAAGAAACCGCTGCCGGCAAGGTGGGCTTCGACACTTTGCAAACCCTGCGCCCGGCCACCAGTGACACGGCGCAACTATTGCGCGACATTCCCGGCGTCAGTCTGCAAGGCGCCGGCGGCGTCTCCTCACTGCCGATCGTGCATGGCCTGGCCGACGAGCGGTTGCGGCTGACTGTCGACGGCATGGACCTCTATGCCGCTTGCCCGAACCACATGAACACGCCGCTCTCCTACATCGACCCGACCCAGGTCGGCGCGATCAAGGTCTGGGCAGGTATTGCGCCGGTCTCCACCGGCGGCGATGCGATCGGCGGCGCGATCCAGGTCGACAGCCCGCCGCCCAAATTCGCCGCGCCCGGCCAGGGCAGCCTCTTCGGCGGCGAAGTCGGGGCGTTCTACCGCAGCAACGGCAATGCCAGCGGCGCCAACCTCTCGGCGAGCTACGCCACCGAGTCTTTGAATGTCAGCTATAGCGGCGCGATCGCCAAGTCGGACGACTACAAGGCCGGCGGTGATTTCAAGAACTACGATTTCACCGGTCGCATCGGCCACACACTGGGGCGCGACAAGGTCGGCTCCACCGCCTATGAAACGCGCAACCACACGCTGGGCGTGGCCTTCAAGGGCGGCAACCATCTCGTCGAGGCCAAGCTGAATGTCCAGGACATGCCTTACCAGCTCTATCCGAACCAGCGCATGGACATGCTCGACAACGAGAGCACCAAGATCAACCTGCATTATCTCGGCCGCTTCGCCTGGGGCCGGTTCGATGCGCGCGTCTGGCACGAAGACGTCGATCACTTCATGGACTTCGGCGAGGACAAGCGCTATTGGTATGGCACGGCTTCCGGCGGCAGCGCGGCTTTCAACGGCACGCCCTGCTCGCCCATCGGGTCAACCTGCGCCACGGGAATGCCGATGTATACGCAGAGCAAGGCCGATGGCGCCAAGCTTGCGGCCGACATCGCGCTGTCGCAGAAAGATCTGCTGCGCGTCGGCGCCGAGCTCCATCGCTACCGGCTCGACGACTGGTGGCCGCCCTCCGGCGGCGGCATGTGGCCGGGCACCTTCTGGAACATCCGCGACGGCCAACGCGACCGCACGGCGCTGTTCGGCGAATGGGAGGCGAAGCTTTCTCCGCAATGGATGACGCTCGCCGGGCTGCGCTATGAGCACGTGACGACCGATGCCGGCGCGGCAAGTGGTTATAACCCCAATACGAACGGCACGGCGCCGAATCTCAACTATCAAAAACGCGACGGTGATGCATTCAACGCCCGCGACCACAAGCGCAGCTTCGACAACTGGGACATGACGCTGCTGGCCCGCTACACGCCGAGCACGACGCAGGAGATCGAATTCGGCTTCGCGCACAAAGAGCGCGCGCCGAGCCTCTACGAGCTCTATCCGTGGTCGACCTGGCAGATGGCGGCGCTGATGAACAATTTCGTCGGCGACGGCAACGGCTATGTCGGCAATCTCGATCTGAAGAAGGAAAAAGCGAACACGCTCTCCGCCACCTTCGACTGGCACGCGCAGGACCGAGCCTGGGAGTTCAAGGCGACGCCTTACTACACGCGAGTCGCCGACTACATCGATGCCGTGCAGTGGAACGCCACGACCAACGCGCCGCAAACGCCTTTGCTCACCAATCGCTTCACCGTCCTCAAATACATGAACCAGGATGCGCGGCTCTATGGCCTGGACCTCTCCGGCAAGCTGCCGCTCGGCAAGACCGGCTTCGGCGAATGGGGGCTCAAGGGCCTCATCAACTACACCAACGGCAAGAACCGCGATACGGGGGATGATCTCTACAACATCATGCCGCTCAACGCGAAGCTGACGCTCACCCACAAGTACGCTGGTTGGGACAACGCCGTGGAACTCGTGATGGTCAAGGGCAAGGACAAGGTCTCCGACGTCAGGAACGAAATCAAGACGCCGGGCTACAGTCTCGTCAATCTGCGCGCGAGCTACTCGTGGAAGCAGGCACGCGTGGATTTCGGCGTCGAGAACCTGTTCGACCGGCTCTACTACCTGCCGACCGGCGGCGCCTACACTGGCCAAGGCACGACGATGACCAATCCGGCCCTGCCCAACTATCCGCAGTGGGGCACCGCAGTGCCCGGCCCGGGGCGCTCGCTCTATGCCGGCTTCAACTACACGTTCTGA
- a CDS encoding energy transducer TonB yields MQRVFSLSFVLLLHAAILWALWQHRLIPAPHEAMTLFVNFIAPPAPVKKPEPSPPPKVTKPKPTPQPAPRLVAQTPIVAPTDYVAPPPPPEPPRIEAPLAPPPPPAPAPALPAGPVALGSELSVACPERTPPSYPAIARRLGEEGTVVLRVELDETGAVVSAQVKTSSGFSRLDEAALAAVKTWRCEPARRNGQPVRAVALQPFKFLLQ; encoded by the coding sequence ATGCAACGCGTGTTCAGCCTGTCTTTCGTCCTGCTCCTGCATGCCGCGATCCTCTGGGCGCTCTGGCAGCACCGGCTGATTCCCGCCCCGCACGAGGCGATGACGTTGTTCGTGAATTTCATCGCGCCGCCCGCGCCCGTGAAAAAGCCCGAACCATCGCCGCCCCCGAAAGTTACGAAGCCCAAACCGACGCCACAGCCCGCGCCCAGGCTGGTCGCCCAAACGCCCATCGTCGCCCCCACGGACTACGTCGCCCCGCCACCGCCTCCGGAGCCGCCACGCATCGAGGCGCCCCTCGCGCCGCCTCCCCCACCCGCGCCGGCGCCCGCATTGCCGGCCGGACCGGTCGCCTTGGGCAGCGAGCTTTCCGTTGCCTGTCCCGAGCGCACGCCACCCAGCTATCCGGCGATCGCCCGGCGACTGGGCGAGGAAGGCACGGTGGTGCTGCGCGTCGAACTCGATGAAACCGGCGCGGTAGTCTCGGCACAAGTCAAGACCAGCAGCGGGTTTTCACGCCTCGACGAGGCCGCGCTCGCGGCCGTGAAAACCTGGCGCTGCGAGCCGGCCCGCCGCAATGGCCAGCCGGTGCGCGCGGTGGCGCTGCAACCCTTCAAATTCTTGCTGCAATGA
- a CDS encoding PIN domain-containing protein, translated as MIALDTNVLVRLLTRDDEAQAQRAKAAFDAHAREGSLFVSDIVLVELCWVLTRSYGMMRADISRAVRALLDNASITLESPKAVQDALTHFEAGGPDFPDCLIVAKANHAGCRAILSFDRRMIGLAGVEIL; from the coding sequence GTGATCGCCCTCGATACCAACGTGCTGGTGCGCCTTCTGACGCGCGATGATGAGGCGCAAGCGCAGCGTGCCAAGGCGGCCTTCGATGCCCATGCGCGAGAAGGAAGCTTGTTCGTTTCCGACATCGTGCTGGTCGAGCTGTGCTGGGTGCTTACGCGCAGCTACGGAATGATGCGAGCCGACATCTCCCGCGCGGTGCGGGCTTTGTTGGACAATGCCAGCATCACGCTCGAATCGCCCAAAGCCGTCCAAGATGCGCTGACCCATTTCGAAGCGGGCGGCCCGGATTTTCCCGATTGCTTGATCGTCGCCAAGGCCAATCACGCTGGCTGCCGCGCCATCTTGAGTTTCGATCGTCGCATGATCGGGCTTGCCGGCGTCGAAATACTGTAG
- a CDS encoding AbrB/MazE/SpoVT family DNA-binding domain-containing protein, translating to MLATVTDKGQVTVPKAIRDRIGIVPGSRLDFELMSDGSLRVRVLAHGADNLFGLLQRPGIEAQSIEAMDAGIAAAARDRNAQAKR from the coding sequence ATGCTTGCTACCGTTACCGATAAAGGCCAGGTCACCGTGCCGAAGGCAATTCGCGATCGCATCGGCATCGTGCCGGGCAGCCGGCTCGATTTCGAGCTCATGAGCGATGGCAGCCTGCGGGTGCGGGTACTCGCGCACGGCGCCGACAATCTGTTCGGCCTGCTGCAGCGACCGGGTATCGAGGCGCAAAGCATCGAAGCGATGGATGCGGGCATCGCCGCGGCGGCCCGGGATCGCAATGCGCAGGCAAAGCGGTGA
- a CDS encoding MotA/TolQ/ExbB proton channel family protein, translating into MEPNHFDGFGFAHFLAQCDGVGKTVLALLLLLSVASWYLIVTRTLDNWLAKRRAQAYEARFDSTKTLDALPDDEPHALARLVAEARSVISRCAGKKNDAAFEEVLTRSLNNAIDAEMMRAEHGLTILATAGSAAPYIGLFGTVWGIYHALVQIGMSGQGTLDKVAGPVGEALIMTALGLAVAIPAVLAYNAFQRRNRLWLNRLESFAHRLYLELAVQHGQG; encoded by the coding sequence ATGGAACCGAATCATTTCGACGGCTTCGGCTTTGCCCACTTTCTCGCGCAATGCGATGGCGTCGGCAAGACGGTGCTGGCGCTGCTGTTGCTTCTCTCGGTCGCCAGCTGGTATCTGATCGTCACCCGCACGCTCGACAACTGGCTCGCCAAGCGGCGCGCGCAAGCCTATGAAGCGCGCTTCGACAGCACAAAGACGCTCGATGCCCTGCCGGACGATGAGCCCCATGCGCTCGCCCGGCTCGTGGCGGAAGCGAGATCCGTCATAAGCCGCTGCGCGGGCAAGAAAAACGATGCCGCTTTCGAGGAGGTGCTCACCCGCAGCCTCAACAACGCGATCGATGCCGAAATGATGCGCGCCGAGCATGGCCTGACGATCCTCGCCACCGCTGGATCGGCCGCACCCTACATCGGTCTGTTCGGCACGGTCTGGGGCATCTATCACGCGCTGGTGCAGATCGGCATGAGTGGCCAGGGCACGCTCGACAAGGTGGCCGGCCCCGTGGGCGAAGCGCTGATCATGACCGCGCTGGGTCTGGCGGTGGCGATTCCGGCGGTGCTGGCCTACAACGCCTTCCAGCGCAGGAACCGCCTGTGGCTCAATCGTCTCGAATCCTTCGCCCATCGGCTCTATCTCGAACTGGCGGTGCAACATGGCCAAGGCTGA
- a CDS encoding ExbD/TolR family protein: MAKADISRRHHDEPMATMNVVPLVDVMLVLLVIFIVTAPILTHAVKIDLPKASSQANITKPEHIEFGIREDGSLFWNGEPVPLEALPARFALEAAKQPQPELHIRADRLVHYEKVAQVMAAAAKAGMVRIGFVSEPTAE, from the coding sequence ATGGCCAAGGCTGACATCTCGCGCCGCCATCACGACGAGCCGATGGCAACGATGAACGTCGTGCCGCTGGTCGACGTGATGCTGGTGCTGTTGGTGATCTTCATCGTCACCGCGCCGATCCTCACCCATGCGGTGAAGATCGATCTGCCCAAGGCGTCGAGCCAGGCCAATATCACGAAGCCGGAGCACATCGAATTCGGCATCCGCGAAGACGGCAGCCTGTTCTGGAACGGCGAGCCAGTCCCGCTGGAGGCTTTGCCGGCGCGTTTCGCGCTCGAGGCGGCGAAACAGCCGCAGCCCGAATTGCACATCCGCGCCGACCGGCTCGTGCATTACGAAAAGGTAGCTCAGGTAATGGCCGCGGCGGCGAAAGCCGGCATGGTCAGGATCGGCTTCGTCAGCGAACCGACGGCCGAGTAG
- a CDS encoding Crp/Fnr family transcriptional regulator, translating into MSCLELRGIPFFSELPAALLTELAAATREKRYEKDELIIIKGDRPTGMYAVLSGVVKLACQSPAGEERVIDLVGSGEVFGVSTVLLGNAYPYLAAALSPTRLLHIDAEAVLALSGRSAQFAKRLLVKLSMRLYARMRDLEDFRLHPPVKRLASYLVNEGAESCGDGTVISFCAPKHVIASRLGMTPEALSRCLRELSDSGAISVGSDHVRVLDAQRLREISARQ; encoded by the coding sequence ATGTCTTGCCTGGAATTGCGGGGAATCCCCTTCTTTTCGGAACTGCCAGCGGCCTTGCTGACCGAGTTGGCCGCTGCGACACGGGAGAAACGTTACGAAAAGGATGAACTGATCATCATCAAAGGCGATCGTCCGACCGGCATGTATGCAGTACTTTCCGGCGTCGTCAAGTTGGCTTGCCAGTCGCCGGCCGGCGAGGAGCGGGTCATCGATTTGGTAGGCAGCGGCGAAGTGTTCGGCGTTTCGACCGTCCTGCTCGGCAATGCCTACCCTTACCTGGCGGCTGCGCTTTCCCCGACGCGGCTGTTGCATATCGATGCCGAGGCCGTACTCGCTTTGTCCGGTCGCTCGGCGCAGTTCGCCAAACGTCTGCTCGTCAAGCTTTCCATGCGACTCTATGCCCGCATGCGCGACCTCGAAGATTTCCGCTTGCATCCACCTGTGAAAAGGCTGGCCAGTTATCTGGTCAACGAGGGTGCCGAATCCTGTGGTGACGGCACGGTGATCAGCTTTTGCGCACCGAAGCACGTCATCGCGTCGCGGCTAGGCATGACGCCCGAGGCACTATCGCGTTGTCTGCGCGAACTATCGGACAGCGGTGCGATTTCGGTTGGCAGCGATCACGTGCGGGTGCTCGATGCCCAGCGCCTGCGCGAAATCAGCGCCAGACAGTAA
- a CDS encoding ATP-binding protein, with amino-acid sequence MNTRWFSLRRRLLTWLLAGVTAGWLGAVGFAYVETREEVLEMLEKRGHDDKRLERHVHEELAEHLLKTMLTPLLFGLPILGAWIWFATRHGFRPLDQIAAEVACRTPDRLDPLAPEAAPGEIRPLIDAINDLFARLANSLEAERRFTSDAAHELRTPLAAIVTQAQVAARARDAAERDHALAQLVTGAQRARHLVEQLLTLARLDPAADLPMSELRLDRLAAEVCAEHGAAALEKNIALTLDAPQAVTLTGVDAMLRVLLRNLLDNAIRYTPAGGKVGVGVAARGGQIELRVADDGPGIPADQHAQALRRLHRLAGQDIEGCGLGLSIVARIAELHHARLEMGEGLEGRGLSVTVKFGA; translated from the coding sequence ATGAACACACGCTGGTTTTCGCTGCGTCGCCGTCTGCTCACCTGGCTGCTCGCTGGCGTCACCGCCGGCTGGCTGGGAGCGGTTGGTTTTGCCTATGTCGAGACGCGCGAAGAGGTGCTGGAAATGCTCGAAAAGCGCGGTCATGACGACAAGCGCCTCGAACGACATGTGCACGAGGAGCTCGCCGAGCATCTGCTGAAAACGATGCTCACGCCGTTGCTGTTTGGCCTGCCGATCCTCGGCGCATGGATCTGGTTTGCCACCCGCCACGGTTTTCGCCCGCTCGACCAGATCGCCGCCGAGGTCGCCTGCCGCACGCCGGACCGGCTCGATCCGCTCGCGCCCGAGGCGGCGCCGGGCGAGATCCGCCCGCTCATCGATGCGATCAATGATCTGTTCGCGCGTCTGGCCAACTCGCTCGAGGCCGAGCGGCGCTTCACGAGTGATGCCGCCCACGAGCTGCGCACGCCGCTCGCCGCAATCGTCACGCAGGCGCAGGTGGCTGCGCGCGCCCGTGATGCGGCCGAGCGCGATCATGCCCTCGCGCAGTTGGTCACCGGCGCGCAACGGGCGCGCCACTTGGTCGAGCAGCTCCTGACGCTGGCGCGGCTCGATCCGGCGGCCGATCTGCCGATGAGTGAATTGCGCCTCGATCGGCTCGCCGCCGAAGTCTGCGCCGAGCATGGCGCGGCGGCGCTGGAGAAGAACATCGCGCTCACCCTCGATGCGCCGCAGGCGGTGACGCTCACCGGCGTCGATGCGATGCTGCGCGTGCTGCTCAGAAACCTGCTCGACAACGCGATCCGTTACACACCCGCAGGCGGCAAAGTCGGCGTTGGCGTGGCGGCACGGGGTGGACAAATCGAGCTTCGCGTCGCCGATGATGGGCCGGGCATTCCAGCGGATCAACACGCGCAAGCGCTGCGCCGCCTGCATCGTCTGGCCGGTCAGGACATCGAAGGCTGTGGGCTGGGCTTGTCGATCGTCGCACGCATCGCCGAGCTGCACCATGCTCGGCTCGAAATGGGCGAGGGCTTGGAGGGCAGGGGGTTGAGCGTCACGGTGAAATTCGGCGCATAG